A genomic segment from Flavobacterium sp. 9R encodes:
- a CDS encoding heavy metal-binding domain-containing protein — MLLTTTNSVEDYKIMEYKGIVSGTAVNVQKMTMTFNMQKYYEGVSQSIAEVKEQALEQLRQNAEKINANAVVGILVDIEVKSSEYLIAATVTGTAVSIVNR, encoded by the coding sequence ATGCTTTTAACAACAACCAATTCTGTAGAAGATTATAAAATTATGGAGTACAAGGGTATTGTCTCAGGAACTGCTGTAAATGTCCAAAAAATGACTATGACTTTTAATATGCAAAAATATTATGAAGGAGTAAGTCAGAGTATTGCAGAGGTAAAAGAGCAAGCGTTGGAACAACTTAGGCAAAATGCTGAAAAAATAAACGCGAATGCTGTAGTAGGAATACTTGTGGATATTGAAGTAAAAAGCAGTGAGTACTTAATTGCCGCTACGGTAACTGGCACTGCGGTTAGTATTGTTAATCGGTAA
- a CDS encoding S9 family peptidase, producing the protein MKFNAFILIPTFLGLTLVQAQQKNTSILPNENLITENIASIPKELAVQVKKYSEARGASLAEIHPVKNDIIITTRFGSTAQLHRVVQPLGARTQITFFDEPVSGVSYEPTKGEYLIYSKDVGGNEFGQLYQLDLKTLQSTLLTDGGRSQNGGITWRADGKGFYFSSTKRNGGDRDIYYMDPKNPSAAKMVLQVKGGGWGILDLSKDNSQLLIGEYISANESHIWSLDVASGKLSEVTDRTSKGVIQTSAKFGNSTNEIWFLTDKDNEFERLAILDVKTKKVNYLTSKINWNVESFSFSEDKKQLVFITNEAGRNKMYLMNTKDQSYSEVKNIPTGLIGGAEFTKDNQSLFFTQSTAQTASDVYRLSLKNGKIEQWTASELGEMQASDMALPKFIEWKSFDGLGISGFYYPAASKFTGKRPVLIQIHGGPEAQSQASFLGASNFYTNEMGVAMIFPNVRGSAGFGKTYLAKDNGMLREDSVKDIGALLDWIAQQPELDKDRIMIMGGSYGGYMTLATAFHYGDKIRCSVDIVGISNFNTFLKNTEEYRRDLRRVEYGDERIPEMAAFFDKMAPLNNTDKIKKPLFIIQGTNDPRVPVTEALQMRDKLKAQGNTVWYLEAKDEGHGFKKKANVDYQRLAVIRFMQEYLLK; encoded by the coding sequence ATGAAATTCAATGCATTTATTTTAATCCCGACTTTTCTCGGCTTGACTTTAGTGCAAGCACAGCAAAAAAACACGAGTATTTTGCCTAACGAAAATTTGATTACCGAGAACATTGCTTCCATTCCCAAAGAGTTAGCGGTTCAGGTAAAAAAATACTCTGAGGCTCGTGGTGCTTCTTTGGCAGAAATTCATCCCGTAAAAAACGACATTATCATTACGACTCGTTTTGGTTCTACGGCTCAATTGCATCGCGTGGTGCAGCCTTTGGGGGCGAGAACGCAAATCACTTTTTTCGACGAACCTGTTAGTGGCGTGAGCTACGAACCTACCAAAGGCGAGTATCTGATTTATTCCAAAGACGTGGGCGGTAATGAGTTTGGCCAGTTGTACCAATTAGACCTCAAAACGCTGCAATCGACTTTACTGACTGATGGCGGCCGTTCACAAAACGGAGGCATTACTTGGAGAGCCGATGGAAAAGGATTTTATTTCTCCTCGACCAAACGCAACGGCGGAGACCGTGATATTTATTATATGGATCCCAAAAATCCTTCAGCAGCCAAAATGGTGCTGCAAGTAAAAGGAGGCGGTTGGGGTATTTTGGATCTTTCCAAAGACAATTCACAACTTTTGATTGGCGAATACATCTCGGCCAATGAATCTCATATTTGGTCTTTGGATGTCGCTTCTGGCAAATTATCCGAAGTAACCGACAGAACCAGCAAAGGCGTGATTCAAACCAGTGCCAAATTTGGAAATTCGACCAACGAAATTTGGTTTTTGACCGATAAAGACAATGAGTTTGAGCGTTTGGCTATTTTGGATGTGAAGACCAAAAAAGTGAACTATCTAACGTCTAAAATCAATTGGAATGTAGAAAGTTTTTCTTTTTCGGAAGACAAAAAACAACTGGTGTTTATCACCAACGAAGCGGGTCGCAACAAAATGTATTTGATGAATACCAAAGACCAATCCTACAGCGAAGTCAAAAATATTCCAACGGGATTGATTGGCGGAGCGGAATTTACCAAGGACAACCAAAGTTTGTTTTTCACCCAATCGACAGCTCAAACCGCTTCGGATGTGTACCGCCTTTCGCTAAAAAATGGCAAAATCGAACAATGGACCGCAAGTGAATTGGGCGAAATGCAAGCATCTGATATGGCGTTGCCTAAATTTATCGAATGGAAAAGTTTTGATGGCTTGGGTATTTCAGGATTTTATTATCCAGCAGCTTCAAAATTCACCGGAAAAAGACCCGTACTGATTCAGATTCACGGTGGGCCAGAAGCACAATCGCAAGCATCTTTCTTGGGCGCAAGTAATTTTTACACCAACGAAATGGGCGTAGCGATGATTTTCCCGAATGTGAGAGGCTCTGCGGGTTTTGGTAAAACCTATTTGGCCAAAGACAACGGAATGTTACGCGAGGATTCTGTAAAAGACATTGGTGCGCTATTGGATTGGATTGCCCAACAACCCGAACTCGACAAAGACCGTATTATGATTATGGGCGGAAGTTATGGCGGTTATATGACCTTGGCCACGGCCTTTCACTATGGGGACAAAATCCGATGCTCGGTAGATATTGTGGGGATTTCCAACTTCAATACCTTCCTCAAAAACACCGAGGAATACCGTCGCGACCTTCGAAGAGTAGAATATGGCGATGAACGCATCCCCGAAATGGCCGCTTTTTTTGATAAAATGGCGCCTTTAAACAATACCGATAAAATCAAAAAACCATTATTCATCATTCAGGGCACCAACGACCCTCGCGTTCCCGTGACCGAAGCCCTTCAAATGCGTGACAAACTCAAAGCACAAGGCAACACGGTTTGGTACCTCGAGGCCAAAGACGAAGGCCACGGCTTCAAGAAAAAAGCCAATGTCGATTACCAACGACTGGCCGTCATCCGATTTATGCAAGAGTATCTTTTAAAATAA
- a CDS encoding DMT family transporter has protein sequence MRTKIKNTVTAPFTTLGLPMLALAWVSIAWGTTWLASKEGVKHMPALQLAAIRQFLGGALYVGFFLVKKTTWPKGKQWKSILILSMLNFALSNGLSTWGVKFIPSGLGAIIGAMVPIWIAMISFFKGERITRLAVFGILIAFAGVCVIFYEHLADFIRPDFQFGIVLSVAATITWAFGTLYTKKKAASFNPYFSLGLQMLISSVCLFAFTGATGTNIPLTQIPAASWWAIAYLVGVGSVLTFIAFIYALQHLPTELSSVYAYINPIVAVLLGAFLFDEILTAAIIIGGTVTLTGLYIINFAMQRQRKRILIKN, from the coding sequence TTGAGAACAAAAATTAAAAATACCGTTACGGCTCCATTTACTACCTTGGGATTGCCTATGTTGGCCTTAGCTTGGGTAAGTATTGCTTGGGGCACGACTTGGTTAGCGTCTAAAGAAGGCGTAAAACATATGCCTGCACTTCAGTTGGCTGCCATCCGTCAGTTTTTGGGCGGCGCTTTGTATGTGGGTTTCTTTTTAGTTAAGAAAACAACTTGGCCCAAAGGCAAACAATGGAAATCCATCTTGATTTTGAGTATGCTTAATTTTGCGCTGAGCAACGGACTGAGTACGTGGGGCGTGAAATTCATTCCGAGTGGGTTAGGAGCGATTATTGGCGCAATGGTACCTATTTGGATTGCGATGATTAGCTTTTTTAAAGGGGAACGAATTACACGCTTAGCAGTGTTTGGAATTCTGATAGCTTTTGCAGGAGTATGCGTAATTTTCTATGAACATTTGGCCGATTTCATCCGACCTGATTTTCAATTTGGAATAGTCTTGTCGGTGGCTGCTACCATTACTTGGGCTTTTGGTACCTTGTACACCAAGAAAAAAGCCGCGAGTTTTAATCCCTATTTTAGTTTAGGATTACAAATGTTGATTTCAAGTGTGTGTCTTTTTGCTTTTACGGGAGCTACAGGCACAAATATTCCGCTGACACAAATTCCTGCCGCTTCTTGGTGGGCGATTGCCTATTTGGTAGGCGTTGGTTCGGTGTTGACATTCATTGCTTTCATTTATGCCTTGCAGCATTTACCTACCGAATTGAGTAGTGTTTATGCCTATATCAATCCGATTGTGGCGGTACTTTTAGGAGCTTTTTTGTTTGACGAAATCCTTACAGCTGCCATCATCATTGGCGGAACGGTCACATTAACGGGCTTGTACATCATTAATTTTGCTATGCAACGCCAACGAAAACGAATACTAATCAAAAACTAA
- a CDS encoding SDR family oxidoreductase: MTQISILGCGWLGLPLAEALINKGFSVKGSTTSSSKLAHLEKLGILPYLMEVQPNAIAGDITTFLKGSEILIIDIPPKLRSNNSEDFVGKMQTLIPFIEQSEVQNVLFVSSTSVYGEENDVVTETTPLNPDSEGGHQLVIVEQLLQSNPHFQTTILRCGGLVGTDRNPIRMLSGKENLPNSKAPINFIHQTDCIGIIQKIIALDCWNETFNAVSPYHPTREEYYTKKALEWQLIAPTFDPTSSGTGKRISSDKLQMILKYTFVETP; this comes from the coding sequence ATGACACAAATTAGTATTCTTGGTTGCGGTTGGCTAGGTTTGCCTTTGGCGGAAGCCTTGATAAATAAAGGTTTTTCGGTGAAAGGCTCCACAACTTCTTCTTCAAAACTAGCTCATTTAGAAAAGTTAGGGATTCTTCCGTATTTGATGGAAGTGCAACCCAATGCCATTGCTGGTGATATCACAACCTTTCTAAAAGGAAGCGAAATTTTGATTATAGATATTCCTCCAAAATTAAGAAGCAACAACAGCGAGGATTTTGTAGGTAAAATGCAAACCTTGATTCCGTTTATCGAACAATCTGAGGTTCAAAATGTATTGTTTGTAAGCTCTACTTCGGTCTACGGTGAAGAGAATGATGTGGTCACCGAAACTACGCCTTTGAATCCCGATAGCGAAGGCGGTCACCAATTGGTAATCGTAGAGCAACTTTTGCAAAGCAACCCTCATTTTCAAACCACTATCCTTCGTTGTGGCGGACTCGTAGGAACTGATCGAAATCCAATACGAATGTTATCGGGCAAAGAAAATCTACCCAATTCCAAGGCGCCTATTAATTTCATTCACCAAACGGATTGCATCGGAATTATTCAAAAAATTATAGCACTGGATTGTTGGAACGAAACCTTCAACGCTGTCTCGCCTTATCATCCTACCAGAGAAGAGTATTATACTAAGAAAGCACTCGAATGGCAATTGATAGCACCTACATTTGACCCAACTTCTTCGGGAACCGGAAAAAGGATTAGTAGTGATAAACTACAAATGATTTTAAAGTATACTTTTGTAGAAACTCCATAA
- a CDS encoding gliding motility-associated C-terminal domain-containing protein, with amino-acid sequence MKKFLFTLGLLILWQLPLFAQFINNEQMSILPNTIVFSNESFTNAATGKLLNDGNLYLIKDLRNEGDFSFSSNSQGTTYFNGKNVQQISGQSAIRLVHTVFDNPQGFELSTTVNFFKKVDFIDGIITVQPTIGIPVFEENAIANNASNSSFIIGKTIKNGTTDFEYPIGRNSQYRSAKISSLKTTNQMYSGEFFEANSNDLYPHSNRAGIIKEISTTEYWEVSSVGGVVPIVLTLSFENATSTDAIVREPLEALRIVRWDVSTQKWVDEGGIVDKDKLTITTPYEVSGFSIFTIGRTDDIGIISPCNKLAIYNFVSPNEDGINDFFRIDGLVECGLANSVEIFNRWGRKVYSTKNYGSASNFFSGISNCNLEDSKDTKVPNGTYFYVLKIGDRFSKSGYLFMN; translated from the coding sequence ATGAAAAAATTTCTATTTACTTTAGGACTGCTTATTTTATGGCAATTGCCACTATTTGCTCAATTTATCAATAATGAGCAGATGAGTATTTTACCCAATACTATTGTTTTCAGTAATGAATCTTTTACTAATGCCGCTACTGGGAAATTGTTGAATGATGGTAATTTATATTTGATTAAGGATTTACGCAATGAAGGGGATTTTTCTTTTTCCTCCAACTCACAAGGAACAACCTATTTCAATGGGAAAAATGTACAACAAATTTCGGGTCAAAGTGCCATACGATTGGTTCATACCGTTTTTGATAATCCCCAAGGTTTTGAGTTGAGTACAACGGTTAATTTTTTTAAAAAAGTAGATTTTATTGACGGAATTATTACGGTGCAGCCTACTATAGGCATTCCTGTTTTTGAGGAAAATGCTATAGCCAATAATGCAAGTAATTCTAGTTTCATCATAGGCAAGACAATTAAAAACGGCACCACTGATTTTGAGTATCCGATAGGAAGAAATTCACAGTATCGTTCGGCGAAAATTAGTAGTTTAAAAACAACCAATCAAATGTATAGCGGTGAGTTTTTCGAGGCTAACTCCAATGACCTCTATCCCCACAGCAATCGCGCAGGAATTATCAAAGAAATTAGTACTACAGAATATTGGGAAGTTTCAAGTGTTGGTGGGGTGGTGCCTATTGTACTAACCTTAAGTTTTGAAAATGCTACATCTACAGATGCTATAGTGAGAGAACCCCTTGAAGCCTTACGAATTGTCCGTTGGGATGTTTCAACACAAAAATGGGTAGATGAAGGCGGAATTGTCGATAAGGATAAGTTAACCATAACTACGCCATATGAGGTGTCTGGTTTTAGCATTTTTACCATCGGTCGAACCGATGATATTGGCATTATTTCTCCTTGCAATAAATTGGCGATTTATAATTTTGTGTCACCTAATGAAGATGGGATAAATGATTTTTTTAGAATTGATGGTTTGGTAGAATGCGGACTTGCGAATTCAGTTGAAATATTCAATAGATGGGGACGTAAGGTATATTCGACCAAAAATTATGGCAGTGCATCCAATTTTTTTTCTGGAATTTCGAATTGTAATTTAGAAGATTCCAAAGATACCAAAGTACCCAACGGCACTTACTTCTATGTTTTGAAAATTGGTGATCGCTTTTCCAAGTCCGGTTATTTGTTTATGAATTAA
- a CDS encoding META domain-containing protein, with protein sequence MKKSIATIILSSILITSCYTSKTTTMDITDKKKANTLKGNLIDGTWEANYIMNTPKAFGELYLRVKPSITINSYENRIGGVTGCNNFTGKCTIDGNKIMIADALAATRKMCPDMAGEQLFLETLKKVNAYSVTNQGKTLNLIMGDIAVMRLERK encoded by the coding sequence ATGAAAAAATCAATCGCAACAATTATTTTATCAAGTATACTCATTACTTCTTGTTATACCAGCAAAACTACTACCATGGATATAACCGATAAAAAGAAAGCCAATACTCTAAAAGGCAATTTAATCGATGGAACTTGGGAAGCCAATTATATAATGAATACACCAAAAGCCTTTGGTGAATTGTATCTCAGAGTAAAACCATCAATAACCATAAATAGTTATGAAAATAGAATTGGTGGTGTTACTGGTTGCAACAATTTTACCGGGAAATGCACGATTGATGGCAACAAAATTATGATAGCAGATGCTTTGGCGGCTACGCGTAAAATGTGTCCGGATATGGCTGGTGAACAGCTTTTCTTGGAAACACTCAAAAAAGTTAATGCCTATTCGGTTACAAATCAAGGGAAAACGTTAAATCTTATTATGGGAGATATTGCAGTGATGCGCTTAGAAAGAAAATAA
- a CDS encoding amidohydrolase, with protein MKNWILSLAGLLFFGVCIAKTKTPIQQTNQGELPTLYYGGNIITMEGKQEKKAEAVVTMGTKIVFVGSLKAAQKKYKNLQKIDLKGQTMMPGFIEQHLHPLLGALFLTMPAIAPEDWQTPTKLYKAALTREAYMAKLKDEFANRKDKTGVFYSWGYQQLWHGPLTRSMLDEVSATIPIAIWHRSCHEFFVNSAFLKKYDIDEAAVAKAPEDARKQINFEKGHFYENGAMVYLLPKIFADFASPEKMKEGVGLMVKYLHHNGVTAYNEPGALLDASLAKLYNDELNKANVPMLSTFIAEGNTTYMSKGDGALAMAETTLSTFPKGGKVFFLPKQVKLLMDGSIISQLMQMKAGYTDGHQGEWMLKPELMEKATKLFWDAGYQIHIHVNGDEGLEVLLGCIERRMKENPRKDHRTVIVHFANSTDEQVKKLAALGCIVSANPYYVTGFSEKFSQYGLGQERAESMVRIGPAEKLGVSISLHSDLPMAPSNPLYLVWCAVTRKADDGKQFRPDLAISRHKAIQAITINAAYSWRMEDKIGSIKVGKEATFTFLDKNPYQVAIDDLKNIQVKATVFQGKMFPVEN; from the coding sequence ATGAAAAATTGGATTCTATCCCTCGCGGGTCTGTTATTTTTTGGAGTTTGTATCGCAAAAACGAAAACTCCAATACAACAAACGAATCAAGGCGAACTTCCCACCTTGTATTATGGAGGCAACATCATTACTATGGAGGGTAAACAAGAAAAGAAAGCTGAGGCTGTTGTAACGATGGGAACTAAAATAGTTTTTGTTGGTAGTTTAAAAGCTGCTCAAAAAAAGTACAAAAATCTTCAAAAAATTGACTTAAAAGGACAGACCATGATGCCGGGTTTCATAGAGCAACATTTGCATCCCTTATTGGGCGCTTTGTTTTTGACTATGCCCGCCATTGCACCCGAAGATTGGCAAACACCAACCAAATTATACAAAGCTGCTTTGACTCGCGAAGCGTATATGGCCAAATTGAAAGATGAATTTGCCAACCGAAAAGACAAAACAGGGGTTTTTTATTCATGGGGATACCAGCAGTTATGGCACGGTCCGCTTACCCGAAGCATGTTGGACGAGGTAAGTGCAACAATTCCTATTGCGATCTGGCACCGCTCCTGTCATGAGTTTTTTGTGAATTCAGCTTTTTTGAAAAAATACGATATCGATGAAGCTGCAGTGGCGAAAGCTCCAGAAGATGCCCGAAAACAAATAAATTTTGAGAAAGGACATTTTTACGAAAATGGAGCTATGGTCTATTTGTTGCCTAAAATCTTTGCCGATTTTGCTTCTCCCGAAAAAATGAAAGAAGGGGTAGGTTTAATGGTAAAATACCTGCATCATAATGGGGTTACTGCCTACAATGAACCTGGCGCACTACTTGATGCCTCGCTAGCCAAATTATACAATGATGAACTTAATAAGGCCAATGTACCCATGTTGTCAACTTTTATTGCCGAAGGAAACACCACTTATATGTCAAAAGGCGATGGCGCCTTGGCGATGGCAGAGACTACGCTTAGTACTTTTCCAAAGGGAGGGAAAGTTTTTTTTCTGCCCAAACAAGTAAAATTGTTAATGGATGGATCTATTATTTCGCAATTGATGCAAATGAAAGCTGGATACACCGATGGACATCAAGGCGAATGGATGCTTAAACCGGAACTAATGGAGAAAGCAACCAAGTTGTTTTGGGATGCAGGCTATCAGATACACATTCATGTAAATGGTGACGAAGGTCTTGAAGTACTGTTGGGCTGTATCGAAAGACGTATGAAAGAAAACCCACGCAAAGACCATAGAACAGTCATTGTGCATTTTGCCAATTCAACCGATGAGCAGGTCAAAAAATTGGCTGCCTTGGGTTGTATTGTAAGTGCCAATCCGTATTATGTTACCGGATTTTCTGAAAAATTCTCCCAATACGGATTGGGGCAAGAACGTGCTGAATCGATGGTTCGCATTGGTCCTGCAGAGAAATTAGGCGTATCTATTTCGCTGCATTCTGATTTGCCTATGGCGCCATCTAATCCGCTCTATTTGGTTTGGTGTGCCGTAACTCGAAAAGCCGATGACGGTAAGCAATTTCGCCCCGATTTAGCCATTTCTCGCCATAAAGCAATTCAAGCGATTACCATTAATGCTGCTTATTCCTGGCGAATGGAAGACAAAATAGGAAGTATTAAAGTAGGCAAAGAAGCCACTTTTACCTTTTTGGACAAAAATCCCTATCAGGTTGCCATAGACGATCTTAAAAATATTCAAGTAAAGGCCACAGTGTTTCAAGGAAAAATGTTTCCAGTAGAAAACTAG
- a CDS encoding SDR family oxidoreductase — MKVKLLTLVLCGLALSAVFSQTPQQANAPTSKTFLITGASSGFGRATTERLASEGHHIYAGARQMEDLNALGKLANVTPVRLDVNVQAEVDAVVAKIKADGRKLDGLVNNAGVAILFPLNETTEEDLRYVMDANVIGPWRVTKTCAPLLVEAKGRIVNISSISGIFGAPLLGPYSMSKHAVEAYTESLRGEMAKFGVTVCAIEPGNFATGVGQTAFERMKSKGQTYAGSPFEEAAKQNMERLRLPDGKEGPDRVVCAIFAALLDPVPKPRSLVVSNQRDAEVALRSHIRKLAQLNYNQEFSYTREQLIEMLDAAMNEVGAGASRTKKRN, encoded by the coding sequence ATGAAAGTAAAACTCCTTACCTTAGTCCTTTGCGGCCTTGCGTTAAGCGCCGTTTTCTCTCAGACCCCGCAACAAGCTAATGCACCTACCTCCAAGACATTTCTGATCACGGGTGCTAGTTCAGGTTTTGGTCGTGCAACGACCGAGCGACTCGCCTCGGAAGGACATCACATATATGCAGGAGCACGCCAAATGGAGGACCTCAATGCACTGGGAAAACTTGCAAACGTGACCCCGGTTCGGCTTGATGTAAACGTGCAGGCTGAAGTCGATGCCGTCGTAGCAAAAATCAAAGCCGATGGGCGCAAGCTCGACGGTTTGGTCAACAATGCTGGCGTCGCGATCCTGTTTCCTTTGAACGAGACCACGGAAGAAGACTTGCGATACGTTATGGATGCCAATGTAATAGGACCTTGGCGAGTGACTAAGACCTGTGCGCCGCTGCTGGTTGAAGCCAAAGGACGCATTGTCAATATCAGCTCCATTTCCGGAATCTTCGGTGCACCGCTCCTCGGGCCCTATTCGATGAGCAAGCACGCGGTCGAAGCCTACACCGAATCCTTACGCGGTGAAATGGCGAAGTTCGGTGTAACGGTTTGTGCGATAGAGCCAGGAAATTTCGCGACCGGAGTAGGTCAGACTGCTTTCGAAAGAATGAAGTCAAAAGGGCAAACCTACGCAGGATCACCTTTTGAAGAAGCCGCGAAACAAAATATGGAAAGACTGCGCCTGCCGGACGGAAAGGAAGGTCCTGACCGGGTAGTGTGTGCGATTTTTGCGGCGCTGCTCGACCCCGTTCCGAAGCCTCGCTCACTGGTTGTTTCCAATCAGCGAGATGCGGAGGTAGCGCTTCGTAGCCACATCCGCAAACTGGCCCAGCTCAACTATAACCAGGAATTTAGCTATACAAGGGAGCAGCTTATCGAAATGCTCGATGCAGCCATGAACGAGGTAGGTGCAGGAGCATCCCGTACTAAGAAACGAAATTGA
- a CDS encoding amidohydrolase — protein sequence MKKVAVLVLITFLFLQCKKSENTSANNTQGSNENVTMYYGGDIITMEGDQPTYAEALVVKDGKIAFVGGKDEAMKQAGEDHSMVDLKGQTLVPGFVDGHAHFASFGSQAVTANLLANPDGKCDDIPTLIATLKEWHAVNGVDKTNGWIVGMGFDDAALKENRFPTKDDLDKVSKDIPVIAVHISGHFSVMNSKGLEKVGITKDTKDPSGGLIRRVAGSKEPNGVLEELASIPNMLKILTPETPELGDFYMDKGQELALSYGYTTANEGRAMVGNHKTFVDYANKGKFKLDVNSDVDYTVTKELMATEWNSKTYKNHYRIKGVKLTLDGSPQGRTAWRTIPYILPPDGQPKTYKGYPALPEDKEVERVVNEAYSNNWQLSIHCNADASMDQLCRALDKVERKLGSKERRTALIHGQLIRMNQIDSLKKYKIIGSFFPMHTFYWGDWYKKIIGSEKANQISPIKTALNKGVKVTSHTDAPVALPNLMMIMYTTVNRLSRSGSVMGESERLTPYEALKSLTIWGAYQFFEEDSKGSLKEGKLADLVVLDKNPLKVDPITLKDIKVMQTIKEGKTVYTRK from the coding sequence ATGAAAAAAGTAGCAGTATTAGTACTGATCACTTTTTTGTTTTTACAATGCAAAAAAAGTGAAAATACTTCAGCAAACAATACCCAAGGGAGTAATGAAAATGTGACTATGTACTATGGTGGCGACATCATTACCATGGAAGGCGATCAACCTACTTATGCTGAGGCATTGGTAGTGAAAGATGGTAAAATTGCTTTTGTGGGTGGTAAAGACGAAGCCATGAAACAGGCCGGCGAAGACCATAGTATGGTCGATTTGAAAGGACAAACCTTAGTGCCCGGCTTTGTCGATGGTCATGCACATTTTGCGAGTTTTGGTTCGCAAGCTGTAACGGCCAATTTATTGGCCAATCCAGATGGGAAGTGTGATGATATACCCACATTAATTGCAACGCTAAAGGAATGGCATGCTGTCAATGGTGTAGACAAAACCAATGGTTGGATTGTAGGAATGGGTTTTGATGACGCAGCGCTTAAAGAAAATCGCTTCCCAACCAAGGATGATTTAGATAAGGTTTCTAAAGACATTCCTGTTATTGCAGTGCATATTTCGGGACATTTTTCTGTTATGAATTCTAAAGGTTTAGAAAAAGTTGGTATCACCAAGGATACAAAAGATCCTAGTGGTGGATTAATTCGTAGAGTTGCTGGATCTAAAGAACCTAATGGCGTTTTAGAAGAATTAGCATCTATACCCAATATGCTTAAAATATTAACACCAGAAACCCCAGAATTAGGTGATTTCTATATGGATAAAGGACAAGAATTAGCACTTAGCTATGGCTATACTACTGCCAATGAAGGGAGAGCTATGGTAGGCAATCATAAAACTTTTGTAGATTATGCCAACAAAGGCAAGTTCAAACTAGATGTTAATTCTGATGTAGATTATACCGTTACAAAAGAACTTATGGCTACCGAATGGAATTCTAAAACCTATAAAAATCATTATAGAATTAAAGGCGTAAAACTAACGTTAGATGGCTCTCCGCAAGGCAGAACAGCTTGGAGAACGATTCCGTATATCTTACCACCAGATGGTCAGCCTAAAACCTACAAAGGATATCCGGCACTTCCTGAGGATAAAGAGGTAGAGCGTGTGGTGAACGAGGCTTACTCCAACAATTGGCAATTATCTATTCACTGTAATGCAGATGCTTCAATGGACCAACTGTGCAGAGCACTTGATAAAGTAGAGAGAAAATTAGGTTCAAAAGAGCGAAGAACGGCTTTAATTCATGGACAATTAATTCGAATGAATCAAATTGATAGCCTCAAAAAATATAAAATCATTGGCTCATTTTTTCCGATGCATACTTTTTATTGGGGGGACTGGTATAAAAAAATTATTGGATCTGAAAAGGCTAATCAAATTAGCCCTATCAAAACAGCTCTAAATAAAGGTGTTAAGGTCACAAGCCACACCGATGCCCCAGTTGCCTTACCTAATCTGATGATGATTATGTATACTACTGTAAATCGTTTGAGTCGAAGTGGTTCGGTAATGGGTGAGTCAGAAAGACTTACACCATATGAAGCATTAAAATCTTTAACGATTTGGGGAGCCTATCAATTCTTTGAAGAAGATAGTAAGGGTTCACTTAAAGAAGGTAAACTAGCTGATTTGGTTGTCTTAGACAAAAATCCTTTAAAAGTCGATCCAATAACCTTGAAAGACATTAAAGTTATGCAAACGATTAAAGAAGGTAAAACGGTTTATACACGTAAATAA